From a region of the Vidua macroura isolate BioBank_ID:100142 chromosome 3, ASM2450914v1, whole genome shotgun sequence genome:
- the TAGAP gene encoding T-cell activation Rho GTPase-activating protein: MKVLSSCNTSKTLNAGNMESLIECQTEIDAKKCPLSVPAETEDRLCLSNADGTKKIKKVISQSFTLRKSLTKRNSSGQLDLGAKITLFGHPLALICGEDDTLPQPVQDLLAILYMKGPSTEGIFRKTANEKARKELKEDLNKGGNVDLKSKSVHLLAVVLKDFLRNIPSKLLSADLYEKWMQALEKPSKEEKIEELKEVADKLPRPNLVLLKLLLSLLHHISQNAETNRMDSSNLAICIGPNMLSPGTDSALPLEVEKEMNDKVTVLVEFLINNCLEIFEEDIAFPACALAEESPEHTDSSTEQLCAAHQNDSAYDSPDPEAEGSPCTSEMEQAKRRSATVSRKCPTNISAPSLTNFRNEISTMDRRYSESDLSFQNCLDDTIRKQRLNKSEDNFPVQQKLLWMEALEERLAGLPSQLSTDSLPKTSSSCSLESSDGSVFTSSPVISPSSPKKTFLNRPQSFSTKATEDCSTPSREIKKHSMSFSFANRRKTLIKTQSWGPGKPMFFQRDSFTKKEDQFSCRIVQEGSCNDDKLLPVEHQQRLRLRSADEVFREVDQRNPRRPPSYEEAVKNCLATKVPSQNITVQTLRLAASNQDVLLPDPCSRSAQDTAYMDLSDLHSARVSATKDSDMETETFSITVGVNSRVNLPVTPGVYRMRAMSESYQKNKLEYVAQRCSQPVFEVEQIQYAKESYV, encoded by the exons ATGAAAGTGTTGAGCAGCTGTAATACT TCAAAGACACTAAATGCTGGAAACATGGAGAGTCTGATTGAGTGCCAGACAGAG ATTGATGCCAAGAAATGTCCCCTGTCAGTCCCAGCAGAAACTGAAGACAGACTTTGCCTCTCAAACG CAGAtggaacaaagaaaataaagaaggtGATATCGCAGTCATTTACTCTGAGAAAAAGCCTTACCAAAAGAAATTCCTCAGGACAGCTAGACTTGGGTGCCAAAATCACTCTgtttggccatcctctggcacTTATCTGTGGGGAAGATGACACACTGCCCCAGCCAGTCCAG gatCTCCTAGCCATATTGTATATGAAAGGACCTTCTACTGAGGGGATATTCAGAAAAACTGCCAATGAGAAAGCACGAAAGGAGTTGAAGGAGGACCTAAACAAAGGCGGGAATGTTGATCTGAAAAGCAAGTCTGTGCACCTGCTGGCAGTGGTTTTGAAG GACTTTCTCAGAAATATTCCCTCCAAACTCCTATCAGCTGACCTCTATGAGAAATGGATGCAAGCTCTAGAGAAGCccagcaaggaagaaaaaattgaagaatTGAAAGA GGTGGCTGACAAGCTGCCGAGACCAAACCTCGTTTTGCTCAAGCTCTTGCTCTCTCTGCTCCACCACATCAGCCAAAATGCCGAGACCAACAGGATGGACTCCAGCAACCTGGCCATCTGCATTGGCCCAAATATGCTGAGCCCAGGGACGGACAGCGCGCTCCCGCTGGAAGTGGAGAAGGAGATGAATGACAAG GTGACAGTGTTGGTGGAGTTCCTCATAAACAATTGCTTGGAAATATTTGAGGAGGACATTgccttccctgcctgtgccttgGCTGAGGAGTCACCAGAGCACACAGACAGCTCCACAG AACAACTCTGTGCAGCTCATCAGAATGACTCCGCCTATGACAGCCCAGATCCTGAAGCAGAAGGCAGCCCCTGTACCTCTGAAATGGAGCAGGCCAAACGGAGGAGCGCTACTGTGAGCAGAAAGTGTCCAACAAATatctctgccccttccctgactaatttcagaaatgaaatcaGCACAATGGACAGGAGGTACTCAGAGTCAGACCTGTCCTTCCAGAACTGCCTTGATGACACAATAAGGAAACAAAGGCTAAACAAAAGTGAGGACAATTTTCCAGTTCAGCAGAAACTGCTATGGATGGAGGCACTGGAGGAACGTCTTGCAGGCTTACCTTCACAATTATCAACTGACTCTCTACCCAAAACATCCTCCAGTTGCTCCCTGGAGAGCTCTGATGGCTCAGTTTTCACCAGCTCCCCAGTCATTTCGCCCTCCAGtcccaaaaaaacctttttaaatAGGCCTCAGTCCTTTTCCACCAAGGCCACTGAAGACTGCAGTACACCTAGCAGAGAGATCAAAAAACATTCCATGTCATTCTCTTTTGCAAACCGCAGGAAAACACTAATAAAAACCCAGAGTTGGGGGCCTGGAAAACCCATGTTTTTTCAGAGGGACAGTTTCACAAAGAAAGAAGATCAGTTCTCCTGTAGAATTGTCCAGGAGGGCAGCTGTAATGATGACAAACTATTGCCTGTGGAACATCAGCAAAGGCTCCGTCTCAGGTCAGCTGATGAAGTGTTCAGAGAGGTAGACCAGAGAAACCCTAGAAGACCACCCTCTTATGAAGAGGCTGTTAAAAACTGCCTGGCCACTAAAGTTCCTTCCCAAAATATCACGGTTCAGACTCTGAGATTAGCAGCGTCAAACCAGGATGTTTTGCTGCCTGATCCATGCAGCCGCAGTGCACAGGACACAGCATATATGGATCTGAGCGATCTACACAGTGCCAGAGTTTCTGCAACAAAGGATTCTGACATGGAAACTGAAACCTTCAGCATCACTGTGGGAGTAAACTCCCGTGTGAATTTACCCGTGACCCCCGGAGTCTACCGGATGAGAGCCATGTCTGAGTCCTATCAAAAGAACAAACTTGAATATGTGGCTCAGAGGTGCAGCCAGCCGGTTTTTGAGGTAGAGCAGATCCAGTATGCTAAGGAGTCCTATGTTTAA
- the RSPH3 gene encoding radial spoke head protein 3 homolog, whose product MRRALPGRRTPLPSGSLRRARPARSRSRRMEPTAVPVRAPELTAPADVPYSFCSQPRSLPSRPKYREQSNGAETEKGPVRYGNIMIDPRVVRGNVLSVRPPPPQSTEPHTLEVKRPRRAQRQVLARKFTQEHIRSGTPEPVKGRQHVHVQTELYLEEISDRIIEVDGECQTDDFLDRPPTPLFIPAKSGKDVATQIEEGELFDFDIEVKPILEVLVGKTVEQALLEVMEEEELAQLWSHQRAFAELRNAEFAELQRLEEQDRRIKEEKERRRLEHLEKLRKQKETAEKIAARAFAQRYLADLIPSVFNKLHDSGFFYDSIERDIETEFLPWLMSEVEETLQKKVLGRTVLDSLIRTVVEKRLDEFSHPPPSAQTNAPAEEPRTADAAPKMSGEADSADQPVAEKEETDQPVAEKEETDQPVAEEWPSVSTSSQLEE is encoded by the exons ATGCGCCGCGCGTTGCCCGGGAGACGGACGCCGTTACCCTCAGGCTCCCTCAGGCGCGCCCGCCCCGCTcggagccggagccgccgcATGGAGCCCACCGCGGTGCCCGTCCGAGCGCCCGAGCTCACCGCGCCCGCCGACGTGCCCTACAGCTTCTGCAGCCAGCCCCGCTCCCTGCCCTCCCGCCCCAAGTACCGAGAGCAGTCCAATGGCGCCGAGAC GGAGAAGGGCCCGGTGCGCTACGGCAACATCATGATCGACCCGAGGGTGGTGCGCGGAAACGTTCTGTCCGTCCGTCCTCCCCCACCGCAG AGTACTGAGCCCCATACCCTTGAGGTTAAAAGGCCGAGGAGAGCACAGAGACAAGTACTGGCCAGAAAGTTTACACAAGAGCATATTCGATCAGGAACGCCAGAGCCTGTGAAGGGTAGACAACATGTTCACGTGCAGACAG AACTGTATTTGGAAGAGATTAGTGATCGGATAATAGAGGTTGATGGAGAGTGTCAAACAGATGACTTTTTAGACAGACCACCCACTCCACTCTTCATACCAGCCAAATCAGGAAAAGATGTGGCCACTCAAATAGAAGAAGGAGAG TTGTTTGACTTTGACATTGAAGTTAAGCCAATCCTGGAAGTGTTGGTTGGAAAAACGGTTGAGCAGGCTTTGCTGGAAGTCATGGAAGAAGAAGAGCTGGCCCAGCTGTGGTCACATCAGCGTGCCTTTGCAGAGCTGCGTAATGCAGAGTTTGCTGAATTACAGCGCTTGGAAGAGCAGGACAGGCGAATCAAAGAGGAGAAG GAACGTCGCAGACTGGAGCACCTGGAAAAGCTGCGGAAACAGAAAGAGACTGCAGAGAAAATTGCAGCTCGGGCATTTGCTCAGCGTTACCTGGCTGATCTCATTCCCTCAGTCTTCAACAAACTTCATGacagtggatttttttatgACTCTATAGAAagag ATATTGAGACAGAATTCCTTCCATGGCTGATGTCAGAAGTGGAAGAAACACTACAGAAGAAGGTTCTGGGAAGGACAGTGCTTGACT CTTTGATTCGTACGGTGGTTGAAAAACGCTTAGATGAATTTAGCCATCCACCTCCATCTGCTCAGACAAATGCACCTGCTGAAGAGCCCAGGACAGCAGATGCAGCTCCCAAGATGTCTGGTGAGGCAGATTCTGCTGACCAACCAGttgcagagaaagaagagactGACCAACCAGttgcagagaaagaagagactGACCAACCTGTTGCTGAGGAATGGCCTTCAGTTTCCACCTCTTCTCAGTTAGAAGAATAA